A genomic window from Methanobacterium sp. BRmetb2 includes:
- a CDS encoding AMMECR1 domain-containing protein, which translates to MLTKEDGDFLLKVARKAIENYLKNNTVIKTPEDIPSILREKMGVFVTIHERKDLRGCIGYPEPVKPLINAVIDSAISAATGDPRFPPMQLDELGMVDLELSVLTPPQKVQVKAPQEYLEKIVVGTDGLIMEKGFNKGLLLPQVPVEWGWDVKEFLTNTCLKAGLQPDCWYDDKVEVYKFQAEIFQEKSD; encoded by the coding sequence ATGTTAACAAAAGAAGATGGAGATTTTTTATTAAAAGTGGCCCGAAAGGCTATAGAAAACTATCTTAAAAATAATACTGTGATAAAAACTCCTGAAGACATTCCCTCCATCTTGAGAGAAAAAATGGGAGTATTCGTCACTATTCATGAAAGAAAAGATTTAAGGGGATGTATTGGGTATCCAGAACCTGTGAAACCATTGATAAATGCAGTTATTGACTCAGCTATATCTGCCGCAACAGGAGATCCTCGTTTTCCCCCTATGCAATTAGATGAACTTGGCATGGTAGATCTGGAATTGAGTGTTTTAACCCCACCTCAGAAAGTTCAAGTTAAAGCTCCCCAAGAATATTTAGAAAAAATTGTAGTGGGAACTGACGGCTTAATTATGGAAAAAGGTTTTAACAAAGGCCTTCTACTCCCCCAAGTCCCAGTCGAATGGGGTTGGGATGTTAAAGAATTTTTAACTAACACCTGTCTTAAGGCCGGACTTCAACCAGATTGCTGGTACGATGATAAGGTAGAAGTTTACAAATTTCAGGCTGAAATATTCCAGGAGAAAAGTGATTAA
- a CDS encoding ferredoxin, with product MKARLRFSPSIVSNTLISDTIKRFDINFNILRADISPKGGNMLVEISGQQAEESIQYMEDQGIQVFPVKKVVKQDEEKCIDCGVCVSLCPVNAISIKEDWSVEIDNQSCIGCGFCTLSCPMKAINLME from the coding sequence ATGAAAGCAAGATTAAGGTTTTCGCCAAGCATAGTAAGTAATACCCTAATTTCCGATACCATAAAACGTTTTGATATTAATTTCAATATTTTAAGAGCAGATATAAGTCCCAAAGGAGGAAACATGCTGGTGGAAATCAGTGGACAACAAGCTGAAGAGAGTATTCAATATATGGAAGATCAGGGAATCCAAGTTTTTCCAGTAAAAAAAGTGGTAAAACAGGATGAAGAAAAGTGTATTGATTGTGGTGTTTGTGTTTCACTTTGTCCAGTAAATGCCATATCCATAAAAGAGGATTGGTCTGTGGAAATAGATAATCAATCATGCATTGGTTGTGGTTTTTGCACATTATCCTGTCCAATGAAGGCTATTAATCTTATGGAATGA